Proteins from a genomic interval of bacterium:
- a CDS encoding AAA family ATPase, with protein MTTVDKIRNAVLGKYPLIYLLTWEENRALQILEAFATKIFGNNDSFHIWSSVSGFSGEKMDPAAVLNSILRGEKKGIFVLKDFSAYMKDPAIVRSLRDAYYSLPAKDCFLFIVSPELNIPESLSKEILLIDMDLPDENEITKQIRKILQSYPQSTLDDTVVSQMCFGLKGLTLNELSHIVHRILRAKKTDSVEIMKEIFAEKEMIVKKSGFLEFIPPDYDISTIGGLDNLKDWLTKREKLFSKKALEDGVPIPKGILVMGMSGCGKSLSAKAISALWKVPLFRLDMNLVFSGMYGSPELSFHRALKTVEAVAPAVLWIDEIENSLGMDEGQGRGSNPYVFATFLTWMQEKPHLIFVAATANRIQAIPAEVLRKGRFDQIFFVDLPNDEERKQIFEIYLRRNGADIVQFDLVFLAAATKGWNGAEIEQAVVAARIEAYHEGRAFTIDDITRNTSRTVPLSKTMEDQMKKIRSWAFGRATPASKYTVHPRM; from the coding sequence ATGACGACGGTTGATAAGATTCGAAATGCAGTTCTCGGCAAATATCCCCTTATCTATTTGTTGACGTGGGAAGAAAACCGCGCCCTGCAAATTCTCGAAGCCTTCGCCACCAAGATCTTCGGTAACAACGATTCATTTCACATCTGGAGCAGCGTTTCCGGATTCTCAGGCGAAAAGATGGATCCGGCTGCAGTGCTGAATTCGATCCTACGCGGCGAGAAAAAAGGAATTTTTGTCCTCAAGGATTTTTCCGCTTACATGAAAGATCCTGCCATCGTCAGGTCCTTGCGCGATGCCTATTACTCCCTTCCTGCAAAAGATTGTTTTTTGTTTATCGTTTCGCCGGAGCTCAACATACCGGAATCGTTGAGCAAAGAAATTCTGTTGATCGACATGGATCTGCCTGATGAAAATGAAATTACAAAACAGATCAGAAAAATTCTCCAGAGTTATCCGCAATCCACCCTGGATGATACTGTGGTCAGCCAGATGTGTTTTGGATTGAAAGGTCTTACTTTGAACGAATTAAGCCATATCGTTCACAGGATCCTTCGAGCAAAAAAAACCGATTCCGTAGAGATCATGAAGGAAATTTTTGCGGAGAAGGAGATGATTGTTAAGAAAAGCGGATTTCTGGAATTCATCCCTCCCGACTATGACATCAGCACGATCGGTGGCCTGGACAATCTAAAAGATTGGTTGACCAAACGCGAAAAACTATTCAGCAAGAAAGCGCTGGAAGATGGCGTGCCAATTCCCAAAGGAATTCTCGTGATGGGGATGAGTGGCTGCGGGAAGAGTCTATCTGCAAAAGCCATTTCAGCGTTGTGGAAGGTTCCCCTCTTCCGGTTGGATATGAACCTGGTCTTCTCCGGGATGTATGGGAGTCCCGAATTGTCTTTTCACCGCGCTTTGAAAACCGTGGAAGCGGTCGCTCCTGCGGTTCTCTGGATCGATGAAATCGAAAACAGTCTGGGCATGGATGAAGGGCAGGGACGTGGTTCGAATCCTTATGTATTTGCAACGTTTCTTACATGGATGCAGGAAAAGCCCCATTTGATTTTCGTTGCGGCAACAGCCAACAGGATCCAGGCAATCCCTGCGGAAGTTTTGCGCAAAGGCCGCTTCGATCAGATCTTCTTTGTCGATCTTCCCAACGATGAAGAACGAAAACAGATTTTTGAGATTTACTTGCGCCGGAATGGAGCCGACATAGTGCAATTTGACCTGGTATTTTTGGCCGCAGCAACGAAAGGCTGGAACGGCGCTGAAATCGAACAGGCCGTGGTGGCCGCGCGAATCGAAGCGTATCACGAAGGTCGCGCTTTCACCATTGACGACATTACACGCAATACTTCCCGCACCGTGCCCCTTTCGAAAACGATGGAAGATCAAATGAAGAAAATCCGCAGCTGGGCCTTCGGCCGCGCCACACCCGCCTCAAAATATACTGTACACCCCAGAATGTAG
- a CDS encoding UbiA family prenyltransferase: MEKTILASAPPLTPMQKLKLYIDFARPFTLIAPAFGVISGGITAWGAKPITPYHPEVLLSILMGSLMAAFLNSFSNTINQIYDLPIDRINKPTRPLPSGKMSIREAWIVTVVYLALAWTLAWFVTPYGHSDDHSFFWIVLIASVMTYMYSAPPFRTKRRGVLANITVAIPRGILLKVAGWSTVKVIWGAEPWYIGTIFGLFLLGATTTKDFADMKGDAADGCRTLPIVYGPKKAAWMISPFFVFPFILIPIGVAKGILTGNAMFLNVLGFLLSIYGIYTVYTMVRKPEELATDANHVSWAHMYRMMFVGQAGFMLAYLIELF, encoded by the coding sequence ATGGAGAAAACAATTCTCGCTTCTGCTCCGCCTCTAACTCCGATGCAGAAGCTGAAACTCTATATCGATTTTGCGCGACCTTTCACATTGATTGCGCCGGCATTCGGAGTCATTTCCGGCGGCATTACTGCATGGGGAGCGAAGCCGATCACGCCTTATCATCCCGAAGTGTTGCTCTCCATATTGATGGGCAGCTTGATGGCGGCATTTTTAAATTCCTTCTCCAACACAATCAACCAGATTTACGATTTGCCGATTGATCGCATCAACAAACCCACGCGTCCGCTTCCATCCGGAAAAATGTCGATTCGTGAAGCCTGGATCGTAACGGTAGTTTACCTCGCGCTTGCGTGGACTCTGGCCTGGTTTGTCACACCGTACGGACATTCGGACGATCATTCGTTTTTCTGGATCGTTTTGATTGCATCGGTAATGACGTACATGTATTCGGCTCCACCATTTCGGACAAAACGTCGTGGCGTTCTTGCCAACATCACGGTGGCAATTCCTCGCGGCATTCTTTTAAAAGTTGCCGGATGGTCTACTGTGAAAGTGATCTGGGGAGCGGAGCCCTGGTACATCGGAACGATTTTCGGACTCTTCTTACTGGGAGCAACCACGACCAAGGATTTTGCGGACATGAAAGGGGATGCGGCGGATGGCTGCCGCACTCTGCCGATTGTGTATGGTCCGAAAAAGGCAGCCTGGATGATCAGTCCATTTTTTGTTTTTCCCTTCATATTGATTCCAATCGGTGTTGCAAAAGGAATTCTCACCGGAAACGCAATGTTCCTTAATGTGCTTGGATTTTTGCTTTCGATTTACGGCATCTACACGGTCTATACAATGGTCCGCAAACCGGAAGAGCTTGCCACAGATGCAAATCACGTTTCCTGGGCTCATATGTATCGAATGATGTTTGTGGGCCAGGCCGGATTTATGCTTGCCTACCTGATCGAGCTCTTTTAA
- the moaC gene encoding cyclic pyranopterin monophosphate synthase MoaC, protein MDKKGKTRMVDVSGKAITSRRAVAEGKVLLTPAVEKAIRKNEVAKGNVLEVARIAGIQAAKKTAELIPLCHPIPISGIEVNVELVAREVRIRAEIKVDAKTGAEMEALTAVSVAALVVYDMCKGIDKGLEIGSIQLVEKEGGKSGHYLRRDT, encoded by the coding sequence ATGGACAAAAAAGGTAAGACCAGGATGGTCGATGTGTCGGGAAAGGCGATCACATCCCGGCGCGCCGTGGCGGAAGGGAAAGTGCTATTGACGCCGGCAGTTGAGAAAGCAATCCGGAAAAATGAAGTAGCCAAAGGAAATGTTTTGGAGGTTGCCAGAATCGCCGGGATACAGGCCGCAAAAAAGACAGCGGAGCTCATCCCGTTGTGCCATCCCATTCCCATCTCCGGCATTGAAGTGAACGTGGAACTCGTAGCCCGTGAAGTGAGGATCCGCGCGGAAATAAAAGTGGATGCGAAAACAGGCGCCGAAATGGAGGCGTTGACAGCAGTTTCGGTCGCCGCACTCGTTGTGTACGACATGTGTAAAGGGATCGACAAGGGACTGGAAATCGGATCCATTCAGCTTGTGGAAAAGGAAGGGGGAAAGAGCGGACACTACCTGAGAAGGGACACATGA
- a CDS encoding pentapeptide repeat-containing protein produces MANPEHLRLLNTPTWNHWRKSNTTTTPDFVGADLSGMDLTQKDLHQAHFSNANLAGTNFDSADLSGSLMTGAQLQGTRFHKAKMEGIHLDYANLNNMDFTGANLKSAVLRYANLLGCNLSACNLMFAIFDGAVMVGANMSVANLEQASFRGSKLQNVNLFDAKLRHTSFETADASGANFMKADLTSAVLNQAVLKKTRWEGAQFNLTSAKSADLTDSNFHLAEIKDSIFDHAILTRCDFTKAKVYKSSFRHAQMQRTKLANAKFEDSPLSNALFEETDFRFVNLKNCSLDYADLRNTNFYKQTLQDLNLDGANLSDADFREAELTKCTLRQALLQRTHFRKAQMKDCDLSKLKARECDFGGCQLSLCNLSGADLTEADLRFAVLIGANLKSARLVHADLTCSDLRQAQLVGANFWGATLKKAHLEGNTRLAVLPFLVLGKMIFPIQKRLREGKIRKEKLKQQRAQELINAKAPRR; encoded by the coding sequence ATGGCGAATCCGGAGCATTTACGGCTCTTGAATACGCCGACATGGAATCACTGGAGAAAATCGAACACCACAACAACTCCGGATTTTGTCGGCGCAGATCTTTCTGGCATGGATTTGACCCAGAAAGACCTTCACCAAGCGCACTTCTCCAATGCAAACCTTGCCGGAACGAATTTTGATTCCGCAGACCTGAGCGGCTCACTCATGACGGGCGCACAGCTTCAGGGCACGCGCTTCCATAAAGCAAAAATGGAAGGAATCCATCTCGATTATGCGAACCTGAACAACATGGATTTCACCGGCGCCAACTTGAAAAGCGCTGTGTTGAGGTACGCGAATTTGTTAGGCTGCAATCTTTCCGCTTGCAATCTTATGTTTGCGATTTTCGATGGCGCGGTAATGGTGGGCGCCAACATGTCCGTTGCCAATCTCGAACAGGCAAGTTTTCGGGGCAGTAAGCTGCAAAACGTGAATCTCTTTGATGCAAAGCTCAGGCATACTTCGTTTGAAACTGCGGACGCATCGGGCGCAAATTTCATGAAAGCAGACCTGACCAGCGCCGTGCTGAATCAGGCCGTCCTAAAGAAAACTCGCTGGGAAGGAGCTCAGTTCAATCTGACTTCCGCAAAGAGCGCCGATCTTACGGATTCAAACTTCCATCTGGCCGAAATCAAGGATTCCATTTTCGATCACGCCATTCTTACGCGGTGCGATTTCACGAAAGCAAAAGTTTATAAATCGTCTTTTCGCCATGCCCAGATGCAAAGAACGAAGCTTGCAAATGCCAAATTTGAAGATTCTCCTCTTTCCAATGCGCTATTCGAAGAGACCGATTTCCGTTTTGTGAATTTAAAGAATTGTTCATTGGATTATGCGGATCTTCGCAACACAAATTTTTACAAGCAAACGCTTCAAGATCTGAATCTGGATGGCGCAAATCTTTCTGATGCCGATTTTCGCGAAGCGGAGCTCACGAAGTGCACCCTGCGGCAAGCCTTGTTGCAACGAACTCATTTCAGAAAGGCGCAAATGAAAGATTGCGATCTATCTAAACTGAAAGCTCGGGAATGTGATTTCGGCGGATGTCAGCTCTCGCTTTGTAATCTATCGGGCGCAGACCTGACTGAAGCTGACTTGCGATTTGCGGTTTTGATTGGTGCGAATCTGAAAAGCGCGCGGCTTGTGCACGCAGATTTGACCTGTTCCGATTTGCGGCAAGCCCAGCTGGTCGGCGCGAATTTTTGGGGCGCGACCCTGAAAAAAGCGCATCTCGAAGGAAATACCAGACTTGCTGTTTTACCCTTCCTGGTTTTGGGGAAAATGATCTTTCCGATTCAAAAGAGACTGCGTGAAGGCAAAATCCGAAAGGAAAAACTGAAACAACAACGCGCCCAGGAACTCATTAACGCAAAGGCGCCAAGACGCTAA
- a CDS encoding MogA/MoaB family molybdenum cofactor biosynthesis protein — MKYAAAVITVSDSCYRKESEDRSGPALIEALQSFGIQVEFTEIVPDDHSTIVSVLRKCIQRPDLHLIMTTGGTGFSPRDVTPEATREVIERPAPGIAEILRQAGAAQTFLSWLSRGEAGTAGNKLLINLPGSTKAMAHSVEVLKPLLFHALDLLNGAKPH, encoded by the coding sequence ATGAAGTACGCCGCCGCGGTGATCACCGTCAGCGATAGCTGTTACCGGAAAGAGAGTGAGGATCGCTCCGGCCCGGCCCTCATAGAGGCGTTGCAATCCTTCGGAATCCAGGTCGAATTCACCGAGATCGTCCCCGATGATCATAGTACTATAGTGAGCGTACTACGAAAGTGTATTCAAAGACCCGATCTGCATCTCATTATGACGACGGGCGGCACCGGTTTTTCCCCTCGGGACGTTACTCCGGAAGCGACGCGGGAAGTGATCGAGCGTCCCGCTCCCGGCATCGCGGAAATTCTTCGCCAGGCGGGGGCTGCGCAAACATTCCTCAGCTGGCTTTCCCGCGGCGAAGCCGGAACCGCCGGAAACAAGCTGCTTATCAATCTGCCAGGCAGCACAAAAGCCATGGCTCACTCAGTCGAAGTGCTCAAGCCGCTCCTGTTTCATGCGCTGGATCTATTGAACGGAGCAAAACCCCATTAG